The nucleotide sequence tactgcttttgaaagatgagtgtttgttgtttttttgttttttttttgtttattcatttttcatgtgttgtttgtgtttgtgatccttgaatttacccagcccCCTGCAGtgattaaagtgaaactggttttgtcagaagccgacagtgtagtctgatgtggccgcatccaaatcaatactaaaagttatctgtaacaaagataacttttcagttatctgattaatggttatcaaagctaactttttggttagctgtgcacaccactggtaaagggtactatgtacccaggaccCAGAGCAtttgggggggggcacaaaaaactagCATTAAATgcattttgtgttgcatgttagtaatgtccatacaattcatgtaaaagaatataattagaatgaatgtataaatgttggaaaacataattctgctctaacaataatactgaaagatctctgagggcccttcccacccctgcacagttgtacatggTTTAGTCCAGACGCACAGGTGgaacgctgccacacacacacacacacacccaaacggAATCAGACATGAGGAAAGGTGGTAGGCTGAAATAAGACATgtctttgctaaaaaaaaaaagtccagatttcaaaaaagaagagaaaagaagGACAGGGAAAAAACtgagggaaaacagctgctaaccaaattctttgagaagAGAGGTGCGCTCGAAAACTAGCTTAACGCACACGCGTTAGTTCTGAAAGTCTGTTGTTAATATAGACTGAGTTTACTGAAGACAATGACTATAAGATGAATAATCTGTTCTTTAACGTTTTGATTGCAGATGACTGTACATTGTATTATGTATTTTCCTTCACAAAGGGAATTACGCACTGTTAAGCCATGAATTACACTTTTATTTAATACTTGTTTTTTcaattgtgtatttatttttctttctttgaccAAATATAGAAGTAACATCCATCATCATTAAATGCAGATAAAACATATCAATAATCTGTACATCAGAGTTGTCCCACTTTGGGTCTGCCTCAGCCTCCAGTGCTGTGCAGTTCAATAAAACGTCTGAGAAGGAATTATTTTTATGCTTATACCCTGAACACCCACTCCTCCATCCAGTCACAGTATTATTAAACAAAGcaaatgtataataaaaaaaatacaaaaaataataaaccaAACGCGTAAAGTATTAATGATTTGAATGTCGAATAGTTGCGATTAAATTTGATATTTTGCTGTGACTGTAGATCTTATATCCCTAACTAgtagtcaagttaacattggggtatAGTCTgttaaaatggtgcaatttggtcccccagatccCTCAACTCAATATGGCTCCGCCAACTtaaaaaaagggttctgacttccAGGTGTGagctaaggtatacatgatttagccctggtttgactacgcattagaaatttggtgtttctgttaataaaaaaagaacataacagtgggggggccTTCAAtatgggcccagaatttggtgctatgcccctggtcagaggtggtcaatgtggcccaggaaaggcaaGACTGCAGTCCCCtggtggagctgttgcccccgcgacctgactccggataaccggctgaagatgaatgagtgacagtgtAAGAGATGAAttctgtcaccaaaacatcaaatctaagcttgcttagatgtaccttctggcaaattgtacctgTAGTTTTGACATAGGCACAGTAAGTGTTCTTAAAAGTACattatgtgtttttctttttgttgccatttatttatttttatcaatttagctttgctaagggaTCGATTCAGAAACACATCATTaatacacttaagtttatattgaGATATATATCATTACTGTGAAtggattcaatttataccatgatatgaattttaggtcatggcCGCGCCCTGTGCACTCGCCTTCATTTGTCAGTTGACAGATTGCCCTCAGTAATGCGTCAGAGAAGGAATCTACGAAATCCGTGAAGGCATCAAAGTACAGACAGTGACCGTTAAGTGGTAGAATCTGTTTCGGTACCTTTCAGTTTGGTCTTCCAGCCACAGATCAAACAGACGAAGCGGCTGGAGGTGTAGTTGATGACTCTGGAGGTGGCTTCCATTTCCTGCTTTAACATCTCTCCGGTcagcacctcctcctcctcagcgCAGCCTCTCTGGGTCTGTCTGAGGGCCGCGGCAGCACTGGCGGTGTCCCGTGTGATGGCCTGGGCGCCGTAGGCTTTGGGAATGTCATGTTTCCGCACCACGTGGCTGACAGCCACAGACTTCAGCTGATGTTTCCAGCCACAGATCGTGCAGCAGTAACAGTAACCGTCGAACAGAAGGACCGATTTCCGCATGTCACGGGTAGACTTTGAATTTGGCGACTTTGTCACTTGTGCGTCATTTCGCTCATCATTCTCCTCTCTTGCCTTACCTTCCCCTTCCTCTCCTGCCTGCCCCTTACCTTCCCCTTCCTCTCCTGCCTGCCCCTTACCTTCCCCTTCCTCTCCTGCCTGCCCCTTACCTTCCCCCTCCTCTCCTGCCTGCCCCTTACCTTCCCCCTCCTCTCCTGCTGCCCCTTACCTTCCCCTTCCTCTCCTGCCTCCCCCTTACCTTCCTCTTCCTCTCCTGCCTCCCCCTTACCTTCCTCTTCCTCTCCTGCCTCCCCCTTACCTTCCTCTTCCTCGCCCCTGATTCCTTTAAGAGCTATGCCTTCCCCATCCTCTCCTACCTCCCCCTTACCTTCCCCATCCTCTCCTGCCTCCCCTTTACCTTCCCCCTCCTCGCTCCTGTTTCGTTTAAGAGCTATGTCTTCCCCCTCCTCTCCTGTGTCCCCCTTACCTTCCTCCTCACTGCTCCTCTTTCGTTTCAGAGGCATACCTTCCCCCCTCTCCTGTTTCACCCTCTGTCTTTTCTCCTCCCTCCTTTGCATCTTTGTCCTCACCCTCAGTATGTTTGGGAGGACTACCTTGTCCTCCTCCTCAGCGCCACGGCTCTGGGCCTGTCCAATGGCAGCGTCCTGCGTGATGGCCTGGGCACCGTAGGCTTTGGGGATGTCGTGTTTCCGCACCACGTGGCTGGCGGCCACAGACTTCAGCTGATGT is from Thalassophryne amazonica chromosome 1, fThaAma1.1, whole genome shotgun sequence and encodes:
- the LOC117520215 gene encoding spore wall protein 2-like — protein: MDRQSLGAVTRDTIRSGFRKAGLIETDADDSVTIATMSIAVPTRGEVGGSVAAHLQCQFCGSFSKSHAQELAHIAATHPTRLDCVSVGRLGNILLYQSTAQLFHCFDCFYTCRDFNKLYQHIITKHCMMEKGPAGSGDGEEGDRREQKVGEDEVQQQEEEEKEGSPINCAEDKGKEEEGDKTEGKTGEGEVGRENKEKDEGTDTQAMKSPKTTRDLRTSVLRFDGYYYGCMICGWKHQLKSVAASHVVRKHDIPKAYGAQAITQDAAIGQAQSRGAEEEDKVVLPNILRVRTKMQRREEKRQRVKQERGEGMPLKRKRSSEEEGKGDTGEEGEDIALKRNRSEEGEGKGEAGEDGEGKGEVGEDGEGIALKGIRGEEEEGKGEAGEEEEGKGEAGEEEEGKGEAGEEGEGKGQQERRGKAGEEGEGKGQAGEEGEGKGQAGEEGEGKAREENDERNDAQVTKSPNSKSTRDMRKSVLLFDGYCYCCTICGWKHQLKSVAVSHVVRKHDIPKAYGAQAITRDTASAAAALRQTQRGCAEEEEVLTGEMLKQEMEATSRVINYTSSRFVCLICGWKTKLKGFAINHVMRSHEVERPYRCKECRRAFFLPSRPCSSTSGRSTGPDATPAPSAASGLTTWEVSGGTAAAATPGGRRGEEEEEE